From Candidatus Methylacidiphilales bacterium, one genomic window encodes:
- a CDS encoding DUF983 domain-containing protein, whose translation MRLLLQMLWRATWWRCPHCGERPIFVSIWRTRSLYDWFTPLDGCPRCGYAYEREPGYFLLAIWAINYMIIGLTGVLLYALIDGLTDWSLQKILAVVLPLSAVMAVLLIRHAKAWFIAFDQWCDPALPMRRNVSRRYLGRS comes from the coding sequence ATGAGACTTCTTTTGCAGATGCTTTGGCGTGCGACGTGGTGGCGATGTCCGCATTGTGGGGAGCGGCCGATTTTTGTTTCTATTTGGAGGACGCGCTCGCTTTATGATTGGTTTACGCCATTGGATGGTTGTCCGCGCTGTGGGTATGCTTATGAGCGGGAGCCGGGTTACTTTTTGCTCGCGATCTGGGCGATTAACTACATGATTATTGGGTTAACGGGGGTTTTGCTTTATGCGTTAATCGATGGGCTGACTGATTGGTCGTTGCAGAAGATTTTAGCGGTGGTGTTGCCCTTATCGGCGGTGATGGCTGTGCTTTTGATACGGCATGCGAAGGCTTGGTTTATTGCCTTTGATCAATGGTGTGATCCTGCTTTACCGATGAGGAGAAACGTTTCGCGAAGGTATTTGGGGAGGTCTTAG
- a CDS encoding ComEC/Rec2 family competence protein, producing MSSAPLLGPAIAFAVGCSPWLQELPVELWLSLGSIFFGLWLRLKQGRARQWVFYGLMLCLALAYRWWDRWEPREYALRNLGDWKLREAVFWRLRVDSDLRMSKKAYEKRRVTERATYFGFAEVLEWRRDENEGKGKAVGRVFLRLRGVPHGALAYGDELWVRGRLKEPEVVTAPGRLNWKSYLEVYRADYILEADVSDAEIIGRGSGKWWVALAYGIRAWAFDQLVWGLEGEEGVTAILAGMLFGYTMGISESVEELFRITGTYHIFAVSGQNVGILLMVGLILLRSVGLRVWRVGWVFLPVLVLYAFVSDLQPSVVRAVTMVAVVLWAWRIYRPLSWLNFWAAALWLLLLFEPRYLGAPGFVLSFSVVLGLIVVSPPVFNLLMKPFKPLDAEALKVWGRWRLWGYGVVKFFAGLVAMGIGAWCGSVVWMVVYFQRVSLVSVVANMAVVPLAGVIVVVGVLSLCFAPWVGWVTVSLNNFNWLVVKAMVAVVTVLGQWSWAVVYLPHPSAWGGVSVPTLTLVGGGKTVTGLLRYGRCNWLIDPGRARDVQYRLRPLLHYYGAWDMEQVYFTQMSVRATGATEFVLRRARVREWVLPPRLSRSRGYKEWLKLLSKGAVRQRVVSRGERLELGAGLVCEVLWPPEDFRSVYLEDQGLVLLLRYGESEVLWAGRIGEGIEEVLMRENPGLRVDVLIQGYHPKYPSLGVKWLEHLQPRHFVYVESDVFYPREAPRYDSDRLRGMEQWNMGYEALYVRMGEGGALVSWWRDRDKTAVLLDEVGGFEEE from the coding sequence GTGTCTTCAGCTCCGCTATTGGGTCCGGCAATAGCGTTTGCAGTGGGCTGTTCGCCATGGTTGCAGGAATTGCCGGTGGAGTTGTGGTTGAGTTTAGGGAGTATATTCTTTGGGCTTTGGTTAAGGCTGAAGCAGGGGCGTGCGAGGCAGTGGGTGTTTTATGGATTGATGTTGTGTCTCGCACTGGCTTATCGGTGGTGGGATAGATGGGAGCCGCGGGAGTATGCGTTGAGAAATCTTGGAGATTGGAAGTTGCGCGAAGCTGTGTTTTGGCGGCTTCGGGTGGATTCTGATCTGCGGATGTCGAAGAAAGCATATGAAAAGCGCCGAGTTACTGAGCGGGCGACTTATTTTGGTTTTGCGGAGGTTTTGGAATGGAGGCGGGATGAGAATGAAGGGAAGGGGAAAGCTGTGGGGCGGGTGTTTTTGAGGCTGCGCGGGGTGCCTCATGGGGCGTTGGCGTATGGAGATGAGTTGTGGGTGAGGGGGAGATTGAAGGAGCCTGAAGTCGTTACAGCGCCTGGGCGATTGAATTGGAAAAGTTATTTAGAGGTGTATCGGGCGGACTATATTTTAGAAGCAGACGTATCGGATGCAGAAATCATCGGGCGGGGAAGCGGGAAGTGGTGGGTAGCGCTTGCGTATGGGATACGGGCGTGGGCTTTTGATCAGCTTGTGTGGGGATTGGAGGGTGAGGAGGGGGTGACGGCGATATTAGCAGGGATGTTGTTTGGTTATACGATGGGTATATCGGAGTCGGTTGAGGAGTTATTTCGGATCACGGGTACGTATCATATTTTTGCGGTGAGTGGACAAAATGTGGGGATTCTTTTAATGGTCGGATTGATTTTGCTGCGATCGGTGGGGTTGCGGGTGTGGCGTGTGGGGTGGGTGTTTTTGCCTGTGTTGGTGTTGTATGCGTTTGTTTCGGATTTGCAGCCGAGTGTGGTGCGGGCGGTGACGATGGTGGCTGTGGTGTTGTGGGCTTGGCGGATTTATCGGCCGTTGAGTTGGCTGAATTTTTGGGCAGCGGCATTGTGGTTGTTGTTGCTTTTTGAGCCGCGATATTTGGGTGCGCCGGGTTTTGTGTTGTCGTTTTCGGTTGTGTTGGGGTTGATTGTTGTATCGCCTCCTGTTTTTAATCTGCTGATGAAGCCTTTTAAGCCGCTGGATGCGGAGGCGCTTAAGGTATGGGGTAGGTGGCGACTTTGGGGATATGGTGTGGTGAAATTTTTTGCGGGACTTGTGGCGATGGGGATCGGGGCGTGGTGTGGATCGGTGGTGTGGATGGTGGTTTATTTTCAACGCGTTTCGTTGGTCTCGGTGGTTGCGAATATGGCTGTGGTTCCATTAGCGGGGGTGATCGTGGTGGTTGGGGTGTTGAGTTTGTGTTTTGCTCCGTGGGTGGGGTGGGTGACGGTGAGTTTGAATAATTTTAATTGGCTGGTGGTGAAGGCGATGGTGGCAGTGGTGACGGTGCTTGGACAGTGGTCGTGGGCGGTGGTGTATTTGCCGCATCCTTCGGCTTGGGGAGGGGTGAGCGTGCCTACGTTGACGTTAGTGGGTGGGGGGAAGACGGTGACAGGGCTTTTGCGGTATGGAAGGTGCAATTGGCTTATTGATCCTGGGCGGGCGCGAGATGTGCAGTATCGGTTGAGGCCGCTGTTGCATTACTATGGGGCGTGGGATATGGAACAGGTTTATTTTACGCAGATGTCTGTGAGGGCGACAGGGGCGACGGAATTTGTGTTGCGACGGGCGCGGGTGAGGGAGTGGGTGTTACCTCCGCGGCTGTCGAGGTCGAGGGGGTATAAAGAGTGGTTAAAATTACTTTCGAAAGGGGCGGTCAGGCAGAGGGTGGTGAGTCGAGGGGAGCGGTTGGAGTTGGGGGCTGGGCTTGTCTGTGAGGTGCTTTGGCCGCCGGAGGATTTTCGGTCGGTTTATTTGGAGGATCAGGGGTTGGTGCTGTTGTTGCGATATGGGGAGAGTGAGGTGTTGTGGGCGGGGCGGATTGGGGAGGGAATTGAAGAGGTGTTGATGAGGGAGAATCCGGGGTTGAGGGTGGATGTGTTAATTCAGGGGTATCATCCTAAATATCCGAGTCTGGGGGTGAAGTGGCTGGAACATTTGCAGCCTCGGCATTTTGTGTATGTGGAGAGTGATGTGTTTTATCCTAGAGAGGCGCCGCGTTATGATTCTGATCGGCTGAGGGGGATGGAGCAGTGGAATATGGGGTATGAGGCTTTGTATGTGAGGATGGGGGAAGGGGGTGCGCTTGTGAGTTGGTGGCGGGATCGTGATAAGACAGCTGTGTTGCTTGATGAGGTGGGGGGATTTGAGGAGGAGTGA
- a CDS encoding YdbL family protein, giving the protein MLWVCVILEWMMRFGFEVVIVGVFSLWVLWGCAAPTVPVRIETPEPVKIDVRMQVDVRSKAPEVERERSQAEVDATERRRLRMGEVQNLKNDRVVGENARGYLSVVNPPENETYLRYAQRIVNEENADRSILYAAQARVQSKPQEIVEMEFARRWQERAFPGELIQLEDGSWRAK; this is encoded by the coding sequence ATGTTGTGGGTGTGCGTTATTTTGGAGTGGATGATGCGTTTTGGGTTTGAGGTTGTGATTGTGGGGGTGTTTTCTTTGTGGGTGCTCTGGGGTTGTGCTGCGCCGACGGTGCCGGTGCGGATTGAGACGCCGGAGCCTGTTAAGATAGACGTTAGGATGCAGGTGGACGTCCGCAGTAAGGCGCCGGAGGTGGAAAGGGAGCGTAGTCAGGCTGAGGTGGATGCGACGGAGAGGCGTCGGCTAAGGATGGGGGAAGTGCAGAATCTGAAGAATGACCGTGTGGTGGGGGAAAACGCGCGGGGTTATCTTTCTGTGGTGAATCCTCCAGAGAATGAGACGTATTTGCGGTATGCGCAGCGGATTGTGAATGAGGAGAATGCTGATCGATCGATTCTGTATGCGGCGCAGGCGCGTGTGCAGTCGAAGCCGCAGGAGATTGTGGAGATGGAGTTTGCGCGGCGTTGGCAGGAGCGGGCGTTTCCGGGGGAGTTGATTCAGCTTGAGGATGGGAGTTGGAGGGCGAAGTAG
- a CDS encoding phosphoadenylyl-sulfate reductase, translated as METKYCERTVALLHEAWREFGEKAAIGTSFQGAGLVIMDLARREGLGFPIFTIDTGLLFPETLELCRRLEVYLGRKIEVLRPDLTVEQQAEQFGEALWARDPDFCCTLRKVVPLQAKLRELECWITGLRRDQSETRSRTEEREYYELEPGRVVVKLNPMAMWPREAVWDYLRRHGVPYNPLHDQGYRSIGCMPCTRKVGEGESERAGRWTGFNKTECGIHTFMRRVEADR; from the coding sequence ATGGAGACGAAATACTGTGAGCGGACGGTGGCGCTGCTGCATGAAGCGTGGAGGGAGTTTGGGGAGAAGGCGGCTATTGGCACGAGTTTTCAGGGTGCGGGGCTTGTGATTATGGATTTGGCGCGGCGTGAGGGTTTGGGGTTTCCTATTTTTACGATTGATACAGGTTTGCTTTTTCCGGAGACGTTGGAGTTGTGTAGGCGGCTGGAGGTGTATTTGGGGCGGAAGATTGAGGTGTTGCGGCCGGATTTGACGGTGGAACAGCAGGCGGAGCAATTTGGGGAGGCGCTTTGGGCGAGGGATCCGGATTTTTGTTGCACGTTGCGGAAGGTGGTGCCGCTGCAGGCAAAGCTTCGGGAGCTGGAGTGCTGGATTACGGGTTTGCGCCGGGATCAATCGGAGACTCGCAGCAGAACTGAGGAGCGGGAATATTATGAGTTGGAGCCGGGGCGCGTGGTAGTGAAGTTGAATCCGATGGCGATGTGGCCGAGGGAGGCGGTGTGGGATTATCTGAGGCGACATGGTGTGCCTTATAATCCGCTGCATGATCAGGGGTATCGGAGCATTGGTTGTATGCCGTGCACGCGGAAGGTCGGTGAGGGGGAGAGTGAGCGGGCAGGACGCTGGACGGGGTTTAACAAGACGGAGTGCGGGATTCACACGTTTATGAGAAGGGTGGAGGCGGATCGTTGA
- a CDS encoding protein-disulfide reductase DsbD family protein — MPHPLITLHLLSLLLSPPSKAHPEQTPSHTQASLIAETLTVRPGTPFFVGLHLIMQPGWHTYWRDPGDSGLPTTISWTLPEGWTAGDIQWPRPKRIEVTGLISYGYEEEVLLLVPITPPASLPQGTDSVTLKAHVQWLECKEVCLPGQANLSLTLPISQAPPQIDPRHASLFQATRTTLNQYPEGYSKPSDPSAPTPDPPPPSQPVQPVLEIQSLWTALAWAFLGGLILNLMPCVLPVLSLKVLNLLKYAQASRQARLREGLLFVVGVVTTFASLALLLVALRTAGEELGWGFHLQNPWIVATLAVLFALITLNLLGVFSVGTRLISLQNQASETPSLWRPLRSGILVVLVATPCTAPFMGAALGYALTRPPLEMLLVFCALGAGMALPYFLLVLFPAWLRWVPKPGPWMERLKQALALPMAAATLWMTWVLGLQKGVDAMALLLGVLILSSAAAFCVGQRQNTSPPSPAWRIAEILFTITALALLIVVGTMPSPQNLPQTDNQTTTQIAWQPFDPDQLEKLRTEGRTIFVNFTAAWCLTCKVNETLALNVPETIRLFQSNHIVPMKADWTRQDPVITRSLESIGRRSVPAYALYIGKRKPILLPQILTPEIVRTSILKALNTSPSDH; from the coding sequence ATGCCCCACCCCCTCATCACACTACACCTACTCAGCCTCCTCCTCTCACCCCCATCAAAAGCACACCCCGAGCAGACCCCATCTCATACTCAAGCATCACTCATCGCCGAAACTCTAACCGTCCGCCCAGGCACCCCCTTCTTCGTAGGACTCCACCTCATCATGCAACCAGGGTGGCACACATACTGGCGCGATCCAGGCGATTCAGGCCTCCCAACCACCATCTCGTGGACCTTGCCCGAAGGCTGGACAGCAGGCGACATCCAATGGCCTCGCCCCAAACGCATCGAAGTCACCGGCCTCATCTCCTACGGATACGAAGAAGAAGTCCTACTCCTCGTGCCCATCACACCCCCAGCCTCCCTCCCCCAGGGCACAGACTCCGTCACACTCAAAGCCCACGTCCAGTGGCTAGAATGCAAAGAAGTCTGCCTCCCAGGACAAGCAAACCTCTCTCTCACCCTCCCCATTTCACAGGCCCCACCCCAAATCGATCCACGCCACGCCAGCCTCTTCCAAGCCACACGCACCACCCTAAACCAATATCCCGAAGGATACAGCAAGCCTTCTGACCCCTCAGCACCCACACCAGATCCCCCTCCCCCCTCTCAGCCCGTCCAGCCCGTCCTCGAAATTCAATCCCTCTGGACAGCCCTAGCATGGGCTTTCCTCGGAGGATTGATTCTCAATCTCATGCCATGCGTCTTACCAGTGCTCTCGTTAAAAGTGCTCAACCTTTTGAAATATGCACAAGCCAGCCGCCAAGCCCGCCTCCGCGAAGGCCTCCTCTTCGTCGTAGGCGTCGTCACCACATTCGCCTCGCTAGCCTTACTCCTAGTCGCCCTTCGCACCGCCGGCGAAGAACTCGGATGGGGCTTCCACCTCCAAAACCCCTGGATCGTCGCAACCCTAGCCGTCCTCTTCGCACTCATCACGCTCAACCTCCTCGGCGTATTCAGCGTCGGCACACGCCTCATCTCCCTACAAAACCAAGCCTCTGAAACCCCCTCCCTTTGGCGCCCCCTGCGCAGCGGCATCTTAGTCGTCCTCGTCGCCACACCCTGCACCGCCCCCTTCATGGGAGCTGCTCTCGGCTATGCCCTAACACGCCCCCCACTCGAAATGCTGCTCGTCTTCTGCGCCCTCGGCGCAGGAATGGCTTTACCTTACTTCCTCCTGGTCCTCTTTCCTGCTTGGCTTCGATGGGTGCCCAAGCCTGGCCCTTGGATGGAACGCCTAAAACAAGCCCTCGCCCTGCCCATGGCCGCAGCCACACTATGGATGACCTGGGTCCTAGGACTACAAAAAGGAGTCGACGCAATGGCACTGCTCCTCGGCGTGCTCATCTTATCAAGTGCCGCAGCATTCTGTGTAGGACAACGACAAAACACATCCCCGCCTTCCCCAGCTTGGCGAATCGCAGAAATCCTCTTCACAATAACCGCCCTAGCCCTACTCATCGTAGTCGGCACCATGCCCAGTCCTCAGAATCTCCCGCAGACAGACAACCAAACAACAACCCAAATCGCCTGGCAACCTTTCGACCCAGACCAGCTCGAAAAACTCCGCACAGAAGGCCGCACCATCTTCGTCAACTTCACCGCAGCATGGTGCCTCACATGCAAAGTAAACGAAACCCTAGCACTAAACGTCCCAGAAACCATCCGCCTCTTTCAATCCAATCACATTGTCCCCATGAAAGCCGACTGGACCCGGCAAGACCCCGTGATCACACGCAGCCTAGAATCCATCGGCCGACGAAGCGTGCCTGCCTATGCGCTTTACATCGGAAAAAGGAAACCCATCCTACTACCACAAATCCTAACGCCCGAAATCGTCCGCACGTCAATCCTCAAGGCCTTAAACACAAGCCCCTCAGACCACTAA